One Turneriella parva DSM 21527 genomic region harbors:
- a CDS encoding HEAT repeat domain-containing protein, whose translation MKKIALLLLVAPILALSAKDKAEYIADLKSADDGVAIAAAQNLGSDGVKDAIEPLGEVVKSNRSTAVRIAAASALGRMDTKGRPTTILKEAIENDKDNHVIYTGLLALLNLKDTDNADLLKAVEFCESKGASDIYISDIVARIRKIVPKKEAAPAAPAEAPK comes from the coding sequence ATGAAAAAGATCGCATTGCTGCTACTTGTTGCACCTATACTGGCTCTCAGCGCCAAAGATAAAGCCGAATATATCGCCGACCTGAAGTCTGCAGATGATGGGGTCGCGATCGCAGCAGCGCAAAACCTCGGAAGCGACGGTGTCAAAGACGCCATCGAACCGCTCGGTGAAGTCGTTAAAAGCAACCGCAGCACAGCGGTTCGAATCGCCGCAGCTTCAGCTCTCGGCCGCATGGACACCAAAGGCCGCCCAACGACAATTCTGAAAGAAGCGATTGAGAACGACAAAGACAACCACGTCATCTACACCGGTCTGCTCGCGCTGCTGAACCTGAAAGACACTGACAATGCAGACCTGTTGAAGGCGGTTGAATTCTGCGAAAGTAAAGGCGCATCCGATATCTATATCAGCGACATCGTCGCCCGCATTCGCAAGATTGTGCCTAAAAAAGAAGCTGCGCCTGCAGCACCAGCCGAAGCTCCGAAATAA
- a CDS encoding HesA/MoeB/ThiF family protein: MNFSKEELERYSRQILLHGAAGQKKLKDARVLVVGAGGIGSTLLPLLAASGIGSIEIFDGDKVETSNLGRQLLFRERHVGENKAIVAAEILKDLNPHIQVIALDRHLVQADAARFSAADIVCEGSDSVETKLLVNRLSLSAKRAAVIAALGNAQGHAMLINGHRAACYACLFGSVDEKDLPTCASDGILTTFPAVVAATAAQIAIGQILSPQEEGKLWLFEKNNCRSIRVKKRQDCPNTTL, from the coding sequence TTGAACTTCAGCAAAGAAGAGCTCGAGCGCTACAGCCGCCAGATTCTGCTGCACGGTGCCGCCGGGCAGAAAAAACTCAAAGATGCACGGGTGCTTGTCGTGGGCGCCGGGGGCATTGGCTCGACCCTTCTACCGCTTCTCGCGGCATCGGGTATCGGCTCTATCGAAATTTTTGATGGTGACAAGGTTGAAACGAGTAATCTCGGCCGGCAGTTACTTTTTCGTGAACGCCATGTGGGTGAAAACAAGGCAATTGTCGCGGCCGAAATTTTGAAAGATCTGAATCCTCATATTCAGGTGATTGCCCTCGATCGCCACCTTGTTCAGGCCGACGCAGCAAGATTCTCTGCAGCAGACATCGTTTGCGAAGGTAGCGACAGCGTCGAAACAAAGCTTCTGGTGAACCGTTTGTCACTTTCTGCTAAACGCGCCGCTGTGATTGCGGCCTTGGGCAATGCGCAGGGCCATGCTATGCTTATCAACGGTCATCGTGCGGCCTGTTATGCCTGTTTGTTCGGCAGCGTCGATGAAAAAGATCTGCCGACCTGCGCGAGCGATGGCATTCTGACGACTTTTCCCGCCGTGGTGGCGGCGACTGCGGCGCAGATTGCGATTGGCCAGATTCTGAGCCCGCAAGAAGAAGGTAAGCTCTGGTTGTTTGAGAAAAATAATTGCCGAAGCATTCGCGTTAAAAAAAGACAAGATTGCCCGAACACAACTTTATGA
- a CDS encoding polyprenyl synthetase family protein: MLLSPARVISDTNKQISQILQGKMPILKQLQRYVVASGGKRIRPLFQYYLGKSYRLDDRELIRLGSLLEIVHAASLLHDDVVDGAEERRSKPTGAKLFGNKAVVLGGDHLLSSGLKALSNLGNSDYMNIFTDAIKALSAAELLQMQQHFNLKTSRQTHAEVVDGKTAVLFRAAGALVAVMRGEGDFYRSETAELGLAFGRFFQYRDDYLDYFDAARLKKRGLQDFSNGIVTQPLHYLLAAANKAERARIEVLWRRAEAGDAAAALGEIMPLMAKHNVAERCGEDLGRMQREILAGLARLPEKAPRETIRTEFEKILAVAPP; this comes from the coding sequence GTGCTGCTTTCGCCCGCACGTGTCATCAGTGACACGAACAAACAAATATCGCAGATTCTGCAGGGCAAGATGCCCATTCTCAAACAGCTGCAGCGTTACGTCGTGGCGAGCGGCGGCAAACGCATTCGCCCGCTGTTTCAGTATTACCTCGGCAAGTCGTACCGACTCGACGACCGTGAACTGATTCGACTCGGTTCGCTGCTCGAAATTGTGCACGCAGCCAGCCTGTTGCACGACGACGTCGTCGACGGTGCAGAAGAGCGCCGCTCGAAACCGACGGGTGCGAAACTTTTTGGCAACAAGGCGGTCGTGCTCGGCGGCGATCATCTGCTGTCGTCGGGGCTCAAGGCGTTGAGCAACCTCGGCAACAGCGACTACATGAATATCTTCACCGATGCGATTAAGGCGCTGTCGGCTGCCGAACTGTTGCAGATGCAGCAGCACTTTAACCTCAAGACCTCGCGCCAGACACATGCCGAGGTCGTCGATGGCAAAACAGCAGTCTTGTTTCGCGCTGCGGGGGCGCTCGTGGCAGTCATGCGCGGCGAGGGGGATTTCTACCGTTCAGAAACTGCAGAGCTGGGGCTTGCGTTCGGCCGCTTTTTCCAATACCGTGACGACTACCTCGACTATTTCGACGCCGCAAGGCTCAAAAAGCGCGGATTGCAAGATTTCAGCAACGGCATCGTGACACAGCCGCTACACTACCTGCTCGCCGCTGCAAATAAGGCCGAGCGGGCACGCATTGAAGTTCTGTGGCGGCGAGCCGAAGCCGGTGACGCGGCAGCGGCATTGGGCGAAATAATGCCGCTGATGGCCAAACACAATGTCGCCGAACGGTGCGGCGAAGACCTCGGCCGAATGCAGCGCGAGATTCTGGCGGGCCTCGCCCGATTACCCGAGAAAGCGCCGCGCGAGACCATTCGCACTGAGTTTGAAAAAATTCTTGCCGTAGCGCCGCCCTAA
- a CDS encoding SPFH domain-containing protein, which translates to MALVDRLKFNGGADDIAWKFPDEGITWGAQLIVAESQEAIFFKGGQCHDLFGPGTYTLKSNNIPLLEKFVNMAFGGDTPFAAEVWFISKQIKQGIGWGTKTPIQVEDPKFGIITNLRAFGVYGIRVVDTRVFVKEVIGTQGKTTTDSIQDLMLSTIVSDIEELLSQVVHEQNIDIIRINTQRSKIEEAFKPLLAKKFEKFGIAIEQFEIESLNIPQDDPGFKALQQAKADKAQMNILGDQYAQKRMLDIGEASAKNEGAGGGMMQAGMGMGMGQMMGNMMGQMNVSGQPAQPAADDPMAKIQKLKGMLDQGLITQDEFNAKKAKILESM; encoded by the coding sequence ATGGCACTAGTTGACAGATTAAAATTTAACGGCGGCGCTGACGACATCGCGTGGAAGTTTCCCGACGAAGGTATTACCTGGGGCGCACAGCTGATCGTAGCCGAATCGCAAGAGGCTATTTTCTTTAAAGGCGGCCAGTGCCACGACCTCTTTGGGCCAGGTACCTATACCCTTAAATCGAACAACATTCCGCTGCTCGAAAAGTTTGTGAATATGGCTTTCGGCGGTGACACACCGTTTGCGGCCGAAGTCTGGTTTATTTCGAAGCAGATTAAACAGGGCATTGGCTGGGGTACCAAAACCCCGATTCAGGTAGAAGACCCTAAATTCGGCATCATCACCAACCTGCGCGCCTTTGGCGTCTATGGCATTCGCGTGGTCGACACGCGCGTCTTCGTCAAAGAAGTGATCGGCACACAGGGTAAAACCACAACCGACAGTATTCAAGACCTGATGCTGAGCACGATCGTGTCTGACATCGAAGAACTCTTGTCGCAGGTTGTGCATGAACAGAACATCGACATCATTCGCATCAACACGCAGCGTTCAAAAATTGAAGAGGCCTTCAAGCCGCTGCTCGCGAAGAAGTTTGAAAAATTCGGCATTGCGATCGAGCAGTTCGAAATCGAATCGCTCAACATTCCACAAGACGACCCGGGCTTCAAGGCGCTGCAGCAGGCAAAAGCCGACAAGGCACAGATGAACATTCTCGGCGACCAGTACGCGCAGAAGCGCATGCTCGACATCGGCGAAGCGTCTGCCAAGAACGAAGGCGCCGGCGGTGGCATGATGCAGGCCGGCATGGGCATGGGCATGGGCCAGATGATGGGCAACATGATGGGCCAGATGAACGTCAGCGGTCAACCCGCACAACCGGCGGCAGATGACCCGATGGCTAAAATCCAAAAGCTCAAAGGCATGCTCGATCAGGGCCTCATCACGCAAGACGAGTTCAACGCGAAAAAGGCGAAGATTCTCGAATCGATGTGA
- a CDS encoding lectin-like protein, with product MKATRGVLFLLALGAAFFAVNGSSSKPKPESPVDIYQRSWEKKALGQQRALEANLPLKDSTFLHSHNTYNASAYTTAFSYIDPNHNFSVGDQLRLDMRAIEFDVHWYFSMEGWPWEWGNRPLLCHGQSNHVGCSTYDRHLSKGVAELNSFIRANRSEVVILYIEEHLDGNYQAALNVLKSAFGDLVYRPTTTCQDAPVNVTRQQVLNAGKNIILWSGSCGTGEWQNWVYVKNNAVPESNVSKFTSYPDCGSAAMGADAYANKMVRFYEDRTNLTAWFGGGSGKTTTANIPEMLKCGVNLPGYDMVSPNDGRLAAAVFSWAPGEPNDYGSNEDCVMQYSNGRWNDANCNNRYRFACVNAAGQWRVSNAAGVHSDGAAVCSNETAGAYQYAVPKNGQQNQRLVEAKRAANVGDVWVRLNDRATEGRWVE from the coding sequence ATGAAAGCAACACGAGGTGTTCTATTTTTACTCGCGCTGGGTGCCGCATTTTTCGCGGTGAATGGCTCAAGCAGCAAACCCAAGCCCGAATCGCCGGTCGACATCTACCAGCGTTCGTGGGAGAAAAAAGCGCTCGGTCAGCAGCGCGCACTGGAAGCGAACCTTCCTTTAAAAGACAGCACGTTTCTGCACTCGCACAACACCTATAACGCCTCGGCGTATACAACGGCTTTCAGTTATATCGACCCAAACCACAATTTTTCTGTGGGAGACCAGCTGCGCCTCGATATGCGCGCGATCGAGTTCGACGTTCACTGGTATTTCAGCATGGAAGGCTGGCCATGGGAATGGGGTAACCGCCCGCTGTTGTGCCACGGCCAAAGCAACCACGTCGGATGCAGCACGTACGACCGCCATTTGTCGAAAGGTGTGGCCGAACTCAATTCGTTCATACGCGCCAACCGATCTGAAGTTGTCATTCTTTACATCGAAGAGCATCTCGACGGCAATTACCAGGCGGCGCTCAATGTCTTGAAATCGGCATTCGGCGATCTGGTCTACCGGCCCACTACCACCTGCCAGGATGCACCGGTTAACGTCACGCGCCAGCAGGTGCTGAACGCCGGCAAAAACATCATACTGTGGAGCGGCAGCTGCGGTACTGGCGAATGGCAGAACTGGGTGTACGTCAAAAACAACGCAGTGCCTGAATCAAATGTTTCAAAATTCACTTCATACCCCGATTGCGGTTCGGCTGCAATGGGCGCAGACGCGTACGCGAACAAGATGGTGCGTTTCTATGAAGACCGTACCAATCTGACAGCCTGGTTCGGCGGCGGCTCAGGCAAGACGACTACCGCAAATATTCCTGAAATGCTGAAGTGCGGCGTCAATCTGCCGGGTTACGATATGGTCAGCCCCAACGACGGCCGCCTCGCTGCGGCGGTATTCAGCTGGGCGCCTGGCGAACCGAACGACTATGGCAGCAACGAAGACTGCGTTATGCAATATTCGAACGGCCGTTGGAACGACGCCAACTGCAACAACCGTTACCGTTTCGCCTGCGTGAACGCCGCTGGTCAATGGCGGGTTTCAAATGCCGCTGGCGTGCATAGCGACGGCGCTGCTGTCTGCAGCAATGAGACCGCAGGTGCTTACCAGTATGCTGTACCCAAGAATGGGCAGCAGAACCAGCGACTCGTCGAGGCGAAGCGCGCGGCAAATGTCGGCGACGTCTGGGTGCGCCTGAACGACCGGGCGACCGAAGGCCGTTGGGTCGAGTAA
- a CDS encoding patatin-like phospholipase family protein — MPEHNFMKKKPRTAKRKPAKKPARRPPARSYALVLSGGAALGAYQAGAIRAIFEAGLEVRCVAGSSIGALNGYLTATRSIGTMLKFWQEIDQRRLITIQSFTKLFFSASPSLLTDQLQRKLVEEHVRIKDLQQASCEYICAAISLNTGKLHYFSGGEAKTDTELQQYILASAAVPGVFPPVQIGHELYMDGGLVRNTPVEAVEHKKVDAVIAISMEPESYPKEPLVNTAQIALRTLSIFFRSQADDAITRAENSRKRKAKKLLLLRPKLPLEMQQYEFDQKKIVRLLEQGYHEAQLFIRHNRLR, encoded by the coding sequence TTGCCCGAACACAACTTTATGAAGAAAAAGCCCCGAACAGCCAAGCGCAAACCGGCGAAAAAGCCCGCACGGCGCCCGCCTGCAAGAAGTTACGCGCTGGTCTTGTCGGGCGGCGCTGCTCTGGGCGCATACCAGGCCGGTGCGATCAGGGCAATTTTTGAAGCCGGTCTTGAAGTGCGCTGCGTTGCCGGCAGTTCAATCGGCGCTCTCAACGGTTACCTGACGGCCACCCGAAGCATTGGCACCATGCTCAAATTCTGGCAAGAGATCGACCAGAGGCGACTCATCACCATTCAATCGTTCACGAAATTATTCTTCTCGGCAAGCCCGTCACTGCTCACCGACCAATTGCAGCGCAAGCTCGTCGAAGAGCATGTTCGCATCAAAGACCTTCAACAGGCATCTTGTGAATATATCTGCGCCGCGATCAGCCTCAATACGGGCAAGCTGCACTACTTCTCTGGCGGCGAGGCGAAAACTGATACCGAGCTGCAGCAATATATTCTCGCATCTGCCGCAGTGCCGGGGGTTTTTCCACCGGTGCAGATCGGCCACGAACTCTATATGGATGGCGGCCTCGTGCGTAACACGCCGGTTGAGGCGGTAGAACATAAAAAAGTCGATGCCGTGATTGCGATCAGCATGGAACCTGAATCGTACCCGAAAGAACCGCTGGTGAACACAGCCCAGATTGCCCTGCGCACGCTCAGCATCTTCTTTCGCAGCCAGGCCGACGACGCGATAACAAGGGCCGAAAACTCGCGCAAACGCAAGGCCAAAAAACTTTTATTACTGCGCCCAAAGCTGCCGCTCGAAATGCAGCAATACGAATTCGATCAGAAAAAGATTGTGCGCTTGCTAGAACAGGGTTATCATGAGGCACAGCTTTTTATTCGCCACAACAGGCTGAGGTAA
- a CDS encoding lipase secretion chaperone: MEILKRYRWPLLMVVVALLGYRLFFHDPAGKANMAAVGIERFPYPTDRLQESQGEYLLKEIQEGRIDLPLELVRLRRDCAGELDETACHEKIRQLIQDLPGKDKGRLLELFEQYLQFEEKMRQNLPANFAQLSNQEKYKLMKKARREFFGEANANLIFGLEEARIALQEEQNKFGSFEYTNLPADERMRLYSERKKEILGPYFQATLEREPPDIKYGTELMLVQTDISRLPEVERARVLGELRVKHFGPVEAQRLEQQEKQALQADAESLAKMDRFLAAEKEYLRNNPAKSDSERQAAIEELRRKYLGQP; this comes from the coding sequence ATGGAAATTTTGAAGCGCTACCGCTGGCCGCTGTTGATGGTGGTCGTCGCGTTGCTTGGCTATCGGCTGTTCTTTCATGACCCGGCGGGCAAGGCGAACATGGCAGCGGTGGGCATAGAGCGGTTTCCTTACCCCACTGACCGGCTGCAAGAATCGCAGGGTGAATACCTTCTAAAAGAAATTCAAGAGGGCAGAATTGATCTGCCGCTCGAGTTGGTGCGCCTACGGCGTGATTGTGCCGGCGAGCTCGATGAAACCGCGTGCCACGAGAAGATAAGGCAGCTGATTCAAGACCTGCCGGGCAAAGACAAGGGCAGGTTGCTCGAGCTCTTCGAGCAATATCTGCAGTTCGAAGAAAAAATGAGGCAAAACCTGCCTGCAAATTTCGCGCAGCTGTCGAACCAGGAAAAATACAAACTCATGAAAAAGGCGCGCCGCGAGTTTTTTGGCGAGGCCAATGCGAATCTGATCTTCGGTCTCGAAGAAGCGCGCATTGCCCTGCAAGAAGAACAGAACAAGTTCGGCTCTTTTGAGTATACGAATCTGCCGGCAGATGAGCGTATGCGGCTCTATAGCGAGCGCAAGAAAGAAATTCTGGGTCCGTATTTTCAGGCGACACTCGAGCGCGAGCCGCCCGACATCAAATATGGCACCGAGCTGATGCTGGTGCAGACTGACATTTCCCGTCTGCCCGAAGTCGAGAGGGCAAGAGTTCTGGGTGAGCTGCGCGTGAAACATTTCGGCCCCGTCGAGGCGCAACGGCTCGAACAGCAAGAAAAACAGGCGTTGCAGGCCGATGCAGAATCGCTTGCGAAAATGGACAGGTTTCTCGCAGCCGAAAAAGAATATCTGCGCAATAACCCCGCCAAAAGCGACAGCGAAAGGCAGGCGGCTATCGAAGAGTTGCGCCGTAAGTATCTGGGGCAACCATGA
- the add gene encoding adenosine deaminase: MIDLHHHFDGAFETETLYKEAKRRNLAQGKLSAEEFAARCQVPQDCNTLTDFLAVFNFFYDIAQDLNFLRDQAQKLPARMAAGGVLYLETRFGPHLFTGDAYSAEQVTQAVVEGIAAGKGAPVRVILCALRNAPIQHVQELVDLYQKFHAHGVCGIDLAGDESKYACREYAPVFDRAHQLGIPITIHAGEAAGPQSVYDAIDLFHARRIGHGIRSIEDERLMRRLADEKIGLEVCLTSNLQTGNAASYAAHPFMKLRAAGLKVTLNTDDPSVSGIDLNHEWAVALREYNLSVADQRELLLNSIDQAFCDATLKATLREQVAARLS, translated from the coding sequence ATGATTGACTTACATCACCATTTCGACGGAGCATTCGAAACCGAAACCCTCTATAAAGAAGCGAAGCGCCGCAATCTGGCGCAGGGCAAGCTGTCAGCAGAAGAATTCGCTGCGAGATGCCAGGTACCGCAAGACTGCAATACTCTCACCGATTTTCTTGCAGTTTTCAATTTCTTCTACGATATTGCGCAAGATCTGAATTTTTTGCGCGATCAGGCACAGAAACTGCCGGCGCGCATGGCAGCAGGCGGCGTGCTCTACCTTGAAACCCGGTTCGGTCCGCACCTTTTTACGGGCGACGCGTACAGTGCGGAGCAGGTTACCCAGGCAGTCGTCGAGGGCATCGCCGCAGGCAAAGGCGCACCCGTGAGGGTCATATTGTGTGCTCTCAGAAACGCCCCGATTCAGCACGTTCAAGAACTCGTTGACCTTTATCAGAAGTTTCATGCGCACGGTGTGTGCGGCATCGACCTTGCGGGTGACGAATCGAAATATGCCTGCCGGGAATATGCGCCGGTTTTTGACAGAGCACACCAGCTGGGCATACCCATAACTATCCACGCAGGCGAAGCTGCCGGGCCACAATCTGTTTACGACGCAATCGACCTGTTTCATGCGCGGCGTATCGGCCACGGCATTCGCTCGATAGAAGACGAACGGCTCATGCGGCGCCTCGCCGACGAAAAGATTGGTCTTGAGGTTTGCCTTACGAGCAACCTGCAGACGGGCAACGCCGCGAGCTACGCTGCGCACCCTTTCATGAAGCTCAGGGCAGCCGGCCTTAAGGTGACGTTGAATACCGACGACCCTTCGGTATCGGGCATCGACCTGAACCACGAGTGGGCCGTCGCATTAAGAGAATACAATCTTTCGGTGGCCGACCAGAGAGAATTGCTGCTAAACTCGATCGACCAGGCGTTTTGCGACGCCACCCTGAAGGCGACCCTCAGAGAGCAAGTCGCGGCCCGGCTCAGCTGA